The Treponema phagedenis DNA segment AGTTTAATCTTGTGGAAAATGGTACTGCAATTGATGAGTATAAAGGCTATCTCGGTGAAAAACCTCGTGGCAAAATAATTATACCCGAAGGTGTTACGAAGATTAATGGTGGAGACAGGAGTGGTGCTTTCTCTGGTTGTAGCGGGCTTACAAGCCTCACCTTGCCTGACGGGCTTACATCGATTGGAATTGGTGCTTTCGTTGATTGTAGCGGGCTTACGAGCATCGACCTTTCTGCATGCACAAAGCTTACCTCGATTGAGTGGGGTGCTTTCTATGATTGTAGCGGGCTTACAAGCATCGACCTTTCTGCATGCACAAAGCTTACCTCGATTGAGTACAATACTTTCGCTGGTTGTAGCGGGCTTACGAGCATCACCTTGCCTGACGGGCTTACCTCGATTGAGTACAATACTTTCGCTGGTTGTAGCGGGCTTACGAGCATCACCTTGCCTGACGGGCTTACCTCGATTGAGTACGATACTTTCTCTGGTTGTAGCGGGCTTACAAGCATCGACCTTTCTGCATGTACAAAACTTACCTCGATTGGAAACGGTGCTTTCTATGATTGTAGCGGGCTTACGAGCATCACCTTGCCTGATGGGCTTACTTCGATTGGGCACTATGCTTTCGAAGGTTGTAGCAAGCTTACTTCTGTTACCTTTACTAATAGAAATGGCTGGGCGGTGTATGATGACCAGAACTATAAAAACAAGCATGCAGATATATCGTCAAGCGGCTTAGATGATACAGCAAAAGCCGCTGATTTGTTAACAACCACATATAAAGATAAATACTGGAAAAGGAATTAGGAGGTAAATAAAACTTAAACTTACCCCGATTGACGTTTTAGCAATCGGGGTATTGGAACTTTTCCGTATCAAGCAAAGCTTGGTACGGAAAAGTCGCTTTATTTTTGCGGGGAATGTCCTCTAAAAGCCCAAAAGGAAAGGCTTTTTTGAAGTGTTTGGTTTTTTTACTCTTCTCTTGAGTACGAAGGAACGCAAGCCACATTTGTGCATAAAAACAATTTTTGGAATTTTAAGTTTTTCAAGATGCCTATTGTGTTTTATTCAATATGCAAAATTTTCTCAACACTAAGTATTTTCTTTAAGCGGAGCGTTTTTCCCAACACAAAACGACAACTGAATTTTACTCTTGTCTTAAGTGCGCAAGAAAGCAAGTCGTTTTTGTGCATAAAAATTTTAGATTTTTATTTTTTTAAGCTCACCTTATCTAATCCGTTTGAGCGTCAATAATTTAGCTTCTATTTGCACAGCAAAAGTTTTGCCTTTTCATTTTATGCTTAACACTCCATTCCGTATTTTATTCAGCTTTCGCAAAAGGCGGTAAAAACACTGTTTGATGTTGATGTAAACATAGAACTCTTTGATGAATCAATTCCTTCACTAGGAAAACAAGGGAAAAACACGCCCGCTTTTTTATGTCCTGCAGGAATAGAGCGAATGGCAAAGGAGTTTAAAAAATTTCCCGAGCAGTATAAAACAAACTTGGAAGCCTTAAAAAAACAAATTATACGGCACACGGCACGACATCGTATACTTAAAAACACAGTCCTTGTAATCGGAAATTGCATTATAAAAAGATTTATACGAAGCAACCGACGCATTAAAAATTTTTATTACTTGCATTCCACGCACATATTCGACCGCTTCCGAATTCATTTTTTCGAGGGCTTTTGCGTACTTTTCCATAAAAGTCATATCGCCGTACATTCCAAACATACACGCAATCGAGATAATCGTAAGAATAACCAAAAGTATGCCAAGACGCCAATCTACAAAAAACATCACCGCAAACATCATTATCGGCGTTACAATAGCAACTGCAAAAAAATTAGGCAGAGCCAAAGTAGCATTCTGCCAACATTGTCTACAGTAGATACAATCTACTGGTATTGTTAGGCTTCTAATCCTTTCAAATTTTAATTTCTAAAATTGCAGTATTTTTTATTTATTACCTTGCTTGGAAAATTACCTTGTACTCATCGAGGATAATCGCGCTTATAAAACTTTTAAAGTGAGGCTAATATATTTATTTATATTTTTCTAAAAGTTTATGCACCATATCTTTAACTTGTGATCCACTTAAGCCGAGCGTATTTTTTTCTAAATTATTTTCATTCATATTTACC contains these protein-coding regions:
- a CDS encoding leucine-rich repeat domain-containing protein, whose translation is MKKLRFISFAILATALIVVSCPRPTDTPEVPGNVQKAEEKKDSPSGIQIKISGDERIDNTSLPAQTAIKGQKWKDVKTSIEEKVKLSYGWNNGDYHIYQWRLGNENGTLLSDDYKFTTNTTIYAVTNYAKFNLVENGTAIDEYKGYLGEKPRGKIIIPEGVTKINGGDRSGAFSGCSGLTSLTLPDGLTSIGIGAFVDCSGLTSIDLSACTKLTSIEWGAFYDCSGLTSIDLSACTKLTSIEYNTFAGCSGLTSITLPDGLTSIEYNTFAGCSGLTSITLPDGLTSIEYDTFSGCSGLTSIDLSACTKLTSIGNGAFYDCSGLTSITLPDGLTSIGHYAFEGCSKLTSVTFTNRNGWAVYDDQNYKNKHADISSSGLDDTAKAADLLTTTYKDKYWKRN
- a CDS encoding ABC transporter transmembrane domain-containing protein, which translates into the protein MALPNFFAVAIVTPIMMFAVMFFVDWRLGILLVILTIISIACMFGMYGDMTFMEKYAKALEKMNSEAVEYVRGMQVIKIFNASVASYKSFYNAISDYKDCVFKYTMSCRVPYNLFF